One Aneurinibacillus migulanus genomic region harbors:
- a CDS encoding GntR family transcriptional regulator yields MFMPIQINENSSEPLYAQIKHQLRALILSGHLEGGMLLPSIREFANQLQCSVITVRRVYQDLENEGLLRTKQGTGTFVAHVHVEERDRYRRHAVEQALEEAVDAAIRVKISREELEQLLQDVIQRKWK; encoded by the coding sequence GTGTTTATGCCTATTCAAATTAATGAAAACAGTTCGGAACCGTTGTATGCCCAAATCAAACACCAGCTTCGTGCGCTTATTTTAAGCGGCCATCTTGAAGGGGGAATGCTCCTTCCGTCTATACGTGAATTTGCCAATCAATTGCAATGCAGTGTAATAACGGTAAGAAGGGTGTATCAAGATTTGGAGAATGAGGGATTACTTCGAACAAAGCAAGGGACCGGTACATTTGTTGCACATGTTCATGTCGAAGAACGGGATCGCTATCGACGGCACGCGGTGGAGCAAGCTTTAGAAGAAGCCGTTGACGCTGCCATTCGGGTCAAGATATCGAGAGAGGAGCTAGAGCAGCTACTGCAAGATGTGATTCAACGGAAATGGAAATAG
- a CDS encoding GNAT family N-acetyltransferase — protein sequence MIHYKKCTEVELTSVYRAFQAGFSDYMIKMDISKEDFIKRFLGPEGNKLENSFVALNENKPIGIILGGIKVYEGIPTMRCGALAIHPEFRGKNVSNKLFEFHKEEALRNGCKQLFLEVIVGNDRAIQFYRKLGYEKVYDLSYYNLNDLSKLITSNVEGIGVKKIQFDEFRNGIQDWLHFHINWQNDIDYMEKAENNTYYGAYFNKKLAGCICVSTNGKISFFFVDKNFRGKGVASFLLQTVSKELQLSTLSIGFPNNSLLEGFLKKQSFIKNTLAQYEMYLVL from the coding sequence ATGATTCATTATAAAAAATGTACCGAAGTAGAGCTGACCTCTGTATATAGAGCGTTTCAAGCTGGCTTTTCTGATTACATGATAAAGATGGATATTTCGAAAGAAGATTTTATAAAACGGTTTCTTGGACCAGAAGGAAATAAGCTAGAGAATTCTTTTGTGGCCTTGAACGAGAATAAACCAATCGGAATCATTCTTGGCGGGATTAAAGTGTACGAAGGTATACCAACAATGCGATGTGGAGCATTAGCGATACACCCTGAATTTCGAGGTAAAAATGTAAGTAATAAACTTTTTGAGTTCCATAAAGAAGAAGCATTACGTAATGGCTGCAAGCAATTATTTCTCGAAGTTATTGTTGGAAATGATAGAGCCATTCAATTTTATAGGAAGCTTGGCTATGAAAAAGTGTACGATTTATCCTATTATAATCTGAATGATTTATCGAAATTAATAACTAGCAATGTAGAAGGTATAGGAGTGAAGAAAATTCAGTTTGATGAATTTCGAAATGGAATACAGGATTGGTTACATTTCCATATAAATTGGCAAAACGATATTGATTATATGGAGAAAGCAGAAAATAATACATATTATGGTGCCTATTTTAATAAAAAACTGGCAGGGTGTATTTGCGTTAGCACAAATGGGAAAATAAGCTTTTTTTTCGTAGATAAAAATTTTCGAGGCAAAGGTGTAGCTTCCTTCTTGTTACAAACAGTATCCAAGGAGCTACAGCTTTCAACCCTTTCTATCGGATTCCCTAATAATAGTCTATTGGAAGGATTTTTAAAGAAACAAAGCTTTATAAAAAATACGCTGGCTCAATATGAAATGTATCTTGTTTTGTAG
- a CDS encoding methyl-accepting chemotaxis protein, with protein MSVVKNWKVSRKIFGLIFLAGIFLIAVGCAGYYSIQKANGYLDETYNKRLVPARWVGEIRTNMREIDSYILELMLTTDTQKNRKLQNSINEKAKQTDELLLHLNQKEVDEKEKQLLTDFQQALNVYRNMRKEVLDLAENNRNVEAYQVYVSKVTPISEKSKNILEELSIYNQNLAKETNEASDKVAVQTTWIIILLTIVSLVLCSSVGVFLSRMITRPLQDIQNLMQKAKEGDLTVYGTYQSKDEIGRLTADFNDMIAQLQAIIKKVSDSAVSLSASAQELSASSEQTSEATQHIAVAIQEVANAAETQVKGMEESASAMEEMAIGINKIAESSSFVSEASNEAAKKAESGNRTVQAAMEQMRDIQSSVGESAEVVKRLGLRSNEIGKIVEVITDIASQTNLLSLNAAIEAARAGEQGRGFSVVADEVRKLAEQSKESAENIALIIKQIQNETSIAVATMEKGTQDVKNGVATVQGAEEAFEHIVQVIENIASEIQEVSAASEQMAAGSEQVSASVTEVENSARMSRDHSQQVAAASEEQLASVEEVTAATQELNKMAQELQEMTSRFILR; from the coding sequence GCAGAAAAATATTTGGATTGATTTTTTTAGCAGGAATCTTCCTTATCGCTGTTGGTTGTGCAGGGTATTATTCAATTCAAAAGGCAAATGGATACCTGGATGAAACCTATAATAAACGGCTCGTTCCGGCACGATGGGTGGGTGAAATACGTACGAATATGAGAGAGATTGACTCCTATATTCTTGAACTAATGTTGACAACAGATACGCAAAAAAACAGGAAGCTTCAAAATTCGATTAATGAAAAGGCCAAACAGACAGATGAATTGTTGCTCCATTTAAATCAAAAAGAGGTAGATGAAAAAGAAAAGCAATTATTGACCGATTTTCAACAGGCGCTAAACGTATATCGAAATATGAGAAAAGAAGTTTTGGATTTGGCAGAAAATAATCGTAACGTAGAAGCTTATCAAGTATATGTCTCTAAAGTGACTCCGATCAGTGAAAAGTCTAAAAATATTTTAGAGGAACTGTCCATATATAATCAAAACTTGGCTAAAGAAACGAATGAAGCGAGTGACAAAGTTGCTGTACAGACAACATGGATTATCATATTACTCACGATAGTATCACTGGTTTTATGTTCTAGTGTGGGTGTATTCCTTTCCCGTATGATTACTCGCCCTTTACAAGACATCCAGAATTTAATGCAGAAGGCAAAAGAAGGGGATTTAACCGTATATGGGACCTATCAGTCGAAAGATGAGATTGGAAGGTTAACAGCTGATTTCAACGATATGATAGCGCAACTACAAGCAATCATTAAAAAGGTCAGCGATAGTGCTGTAAGTTTATCAGCAAGTGCACAAGAACTGTCTGCTAGCAGTGAACAAACTTCAGAGGCAACCCAACATATTGCGGTTGCCATTCAGGAAGTGGCCAATGCGGCAGAAACACAAGTGAAAGGAATGGAAGAGAGCGCAAGTGCAATGGAGGAAATGGCCATTGGAATTAACAAAATTGCGGAGTCGTCTTCCTTTGTTTCTGAAGCTTCAAATGAAGCAGCAAAAAAGGCGGAGAGTGGAAATCGGACCGTACAAGCAGCAATGGAGCAAATGCGTGATATTCAATCTTCTGTAGGTGAATCAGCAGAAGTAGTCAAACGATTAGGGCTACGTTCGAATGAGATTGGGAAAATCGTAGAGGTGATTACGGATATCGCATCTCAAACGAACCTTCTATCTTTAAACGCAGCGATTGAAGCTGCACGAGCAGGAGAGCAGGGTCGCGGATTTTCAGTAGTAGCAGATGAAGTACGTAAGCTAGCTGAACAATCGAAAGAATCAGCAGAAAACATCGCTCTTATTATTAAACAAATTCAAAACGAAACGTCTATTGCTGTAGCTACTATGGAGAAGGGAACTCAGGATGTGAAAAACGGAGTTGCCACTGTACAGGGAGCCGAAGAAGCATTTGAACACATTGTGCAAGTTATTGAAAATATCGCTTCTGAAATTCAAGAAGTATCAGCAGCTTCAGAGCAAATGGCAGCCGGTTCAGAACAGGTAAGTGCTTCTGTAACAGAGGTAGAAAATAGCGCAAGGATGTCGCGGGATCATTCACAGCAAGTGGCAGCAGCTTCAGAGGAACAATTAGCGTCTGTTGAAGAGGTTACAGCAGCCACGCAGGAACTGAATAAAATGGCACAAGAGCTACAGGAAATGACAAGTCGATTTATATTAAGGTAA